The Oncorhynchus masou masou isolate Uvic2021 chromosome 8, UVic_Omas_1.1, whole genome shotgun sequence genome has a window encoding:
- the LOC135544160 gene encoding CXXC-type zinc finger protein 5-like isoform X1 gives MSSGRSEGSRDRTAEALERSSCSEDVPVIERRNRSGIISEPLSKSLKRSRTLSQYTAACPTNTNGHAHHNGETKSHPAKPQPPPQPQPTVSALAAAKLDRTLEQVLEGQNGLLHFAQAAVLLKRAGMEHMLLPGGMGMGMGGSDSISGANDLEGASAADSIGGIADFPYGVGGGFPFNPGLFIMTPAGVFLADSALHMAGLAEYPAQSELASAINSGKKKRKRCGMCQPCRRRINCETCSSCRNRKTGHQICKFRKCDELKKKPSATLEKVMLPTGAAFRWFQ, from the coding sequence ATGTCTAGCGGACGGTCGGAGGGAAGCCGAGACCGGACAGCCGAGGCCCTAGAGCGAAGCAGCTGCAGTGAAGATGTCCCTGTCATCGAGCGCAGGAACCGCAGTGGCATCATCAGTGAGCCTCTGAGTAAGAGCCTTAAGAGGTCCCGCACCCTCTCCCAGTACACAGCCGCCTGCCCCACCAACACTAATGGACACGCACACCACAATGGAGAGACCAAGAGCCACCCGGCCAAGCCCCAGCCGCCCCCACAGCCCCAGCCCACTGTCTCAGCGCTGGCGGCAGCCAAGCTGGACCGGACCCTGGAGCAGGTCCTGGAAGGACAGAACGGCCTGCTGCACTTTGCCCAGGCTGCGGTGCTGTTAAAGAGGGCTGGGATGGAGCACATGCTGCTGCcgggggggatggggatggggatggggggtaGCGATTCAATCTCAGGGGCAAACGACTTGGAGGGTGCGTCTGCTGCGGACTCCATTGGCGGTATTGCGGACTTCCCGTACGGTGTGGGAGGCGGCTTCCCGTTCAATCCCGGACTGTTTATCATGACACCGGCCGGCGTGTTCCTGGCCGACAGCGCTCTGCACATGGCTGGCCTGGCCGAGTACCCGGCGCAGAGCGAGCTGGCCTCCGCCATCAACTCCGGCAAAAAGAAGCGGAAACGCTGCGGCATGTGCCAGCCCTGCCGTCGGCGAATTAACTGCGAGACGTGCAGCAGCTGCCGGAACCGCAAAACGGGGCACCAGATCTGCAAGTTCCGCAAATGTGATGAACTGAAAAAGAAACCGTCTGCCACTCTGGAG
- the LOC135544160 gene encoding CXXC-type zinc finger protein 5-like isoform X2, protein MSSGRSEGSRDRTAEALERSSCSEDVPVIERRNRSGIISEPLSKSLKRSRTLSQYTAACPTNTNGHAHHNGETKSHPAKPQPPPQPQPTVSALAAAKLDRTLEQVLEGQNGLLHFAQAAVLLKRAGMEHMLLPGGMGMGMGGSDSISGANDLEGASAADSIGGIADFPYGVGGGFPFNPGLFIMTPAGVFLADSALHMAGLAEYPAQSELASAINSGKKKRKRCGMCQPCRRRINCETCSSCRNRKTGHQICKFRKCDELKKKPSATLEVMLPTGAAFRWFQ, encoded by the coding sequence ATGTCTAGCGGACGGTCGGAGGGAAGCCGAGACCGGACAGCCGAGGCCCTAGAGCGAAGCAGCTGCAGTGAAGATGTCCCTGTCATCGAGCGCAGGAACCGCAGTGGCATCATCAGTGAGCCTCTGAGTAAGAGCCTTAAGAGGTCCCGCACCCTCTCCCAGTACACAGCCGCCTGCCCCACCAACACTAATGGACACGCACACCACAATGGAGAGACCAAGAGCCACCCGGCCAAGCCCCAGCCGCCCCCACAGCCCCAGCCCACTGTCTCAGCGCTGGCGGCAGCCAAGCTGGACCGGACCCTGGAGCAGGTCCTGGAAGGACAGAACGGCCTGCTGCACTTTGCCCAGGCTGCGGTGCTGTTAAAGAGGGCTGGGATGGAGCACATGCTGCTGCcgggggggatggggatggggatggggggtaGCGATTCAATCTCAGGGGCAAACGACTTGGAGGGTGCGTCTGCTGCGGACTCCATTGGCGGTATTGCGGACTTCCCGTACGGTGTGGGAGGCGGCTTCCCGTTCAATCCCGGACTGTTTATCATGACACCGGCCGGCGTGTTCCTGGCCGACAGCGCTCTGCACATGGCTGGCCTGGCCGAGTACCCGGCGCAGAGCGAGCTGGCCTCCGCCATCAACTCCGGCAAAAAGAAGCGGAAACGCTGCGGCATGTGCCAGCCCTGCCGTCGGCGAATTAACTGCGAGACGTGCAGCAGCTGCCGGAACCGCAAAACGGGGCACCAGATCTGCAAGTTCCGCAAATGTGATGAACTGAAAAAGAAACCGTCTGCCACTCTGGAG